The sequence TTGATAGGATCAGGTTGAAAGTGGGAATGAGGAAACTAAAATGGAATTAACTGGCATTGAAAGAAGTAAGGAAAGGGATTCAAAAAAAGAGCCTAGAGCTATGGCAGGAGAGAAGGTTTTATTTATAAACCATATTACAGTACATATTTTCAATTGAGTTCCCATTCTCACCGTTAATGTGTGAAactaaaacaaacagaagaacTATGCCATTCTGCCAGCAGGTGGCAGCATAAGAACCTCATACGAGGAAAGGTGGACGCTTAACATTTTCTCTCGCAGGAAGTCTAGTCATCAATGTAGATTTACATTTTTGATGATATTAGCAACACATGTGCATTGCTTAAAATCTTTTCAGAAgattcctctctcccctcattttttatataccagcatTGCTCATTAAGTGAAAGATTATAtgccagtaaaagaaaaaaacctgaggGTTTATAACAACATTGACTTATATATATTTGCATTGCTTACTACAGTTACTTGAGGAGCACATTTCTATAGTGATTGTGAGGTTTATTAGATGGTTAGAGAGGAAGTAACTTAGATGGTCACCCTGTTCTCACACCCCTTTCCTGCTCTGGACATAAGGATTCCTTGTGCCCGAATATCTCTCCAATGCTAAGCAATCTCTCAGACTCAGGAGGGACCCTGTGCCTGAGGTAGTGGGCATTTCTGGCCTTTGCAAACAACTCTAAGTAGGTTGATGCTGTGGACTCGCCTTTGAAGTCTGCTGCACATTCCATGGGATTCGGGGGAATCTGGTTTCCAGCATTGTGGTCTGGCTTTTGGTTGGCATCTTTTGATCTGGTCTCATCAACATGTGCCATTCTGCTATCACCAGCTGGGCAGGAACCAGGGCCTTGGTCTAGGGTGTGGGTGGAGGCTTCTTGATCTTGACACAGAGTAGAGATGCCCTCGTTGGAGGCTTTGCTCTTCGGCGGGTTTATAGAATCTTTCTCTTGGGCTTGTGACTTGTCTTCTGTGAAGTGGGAAGTTCTGTCATTTTGAGTCAGTGATTGATTTTTGCTTCTCATGGGGTCCTTGAGGCCAGTGTgaaggaaaggaggcatctgggacttggtt comes from Diceros bicornis minor isolate mBicDic1 chromosome 4, mDicBic1.mat.cur, whole genome shotgun sequence and encodes:
- the CCDC190 gene encoding coiled-coil domain-containing protein 190 isoform X2; this encodes MKRMERHTVRGPLYTHFDLERRSTKQAEARLRQRLQRLEAICLYHLKVLTREQRQLQKELLRLQQDIIKKKFSSYLGNGIQKRLEDVLVFSPQRGQKHRVPQANKARAPATNMDQKIYKTKSQMPPFLHTGLKDPMRSKNQSLTQNDRTSHFTEDKSQAQEKDSINPPKSKASNEGISTLCQDQEASTHTLDQGPGSCPAGDSRMAHVDETRSKDANQKPDHNAGNQIPPNPMECAADFKGESTASTYLELFAKARNAHYLRHRVPPESERLLSIGEIFGHKESLCPEQERGVRTG
- the CCDC190 gene encoding coiled-coil domain-containing protein 190 isoform X1 yields the protein MKRMERHTVRGPLYTHFDLERRSTKQAEARLRQRLQRLEAICLYHLKVLTREQRQLQKELLRLQQADIIKKKFSSYLGNGIQKRLEDVLVFSPQRGQKHRVPQANKARAPATNMDQKIYKTKSQMPPFLHTGLKDPMRSKNQSLTQNDRTSHFTEDKSQAQEKDSINPPKSKASNEGISTLCQDQEASTHTLDQGPGSCPAGDSRMAHVDETRSKDANQKPDHNAGNQIPPNPMECAADFKGESTASTYLELFAKARNAHYLRHRVPPESERLLSIGEIFGHKESLCPEQERGVRTG